In Amycolatopsis sp. EV170708-02-1, the following are encoded in one genomic region:
- a CDS encoding DUF2076 family protein, with product MEHEDRQLVLGLAERLRQAQPVYKDPEVADLITRHIAGQPDAMYLLVGAVLMQEDALRNAKTRIAELERSTPYQDPYGNHRDPYEAHRDPYGNPPAQSGGGFLSGMFGRGRDTGEAQQGRPGGGGFLKTAAAAAAGVAGGGLLLGGLTGAFGGNEASAGEQQHHGGQDGGMDHGGDDQW from the coding sequence ATGGAACACGAAGACCGGCAACTCGTTCTCGGCCTCGCCGAACGACTTCGCCAGGCCCAGCCGGTGTACAAGGACCCGGAGGTCGCCGACCTGATCACCAGGCACATCGCCGGACAGCCGGACGCGATGTACCTCTTGGTGGGCGCCGTCCTGATGCAGGAGGACGCTCTGCGTAACGCGAAGACACGCATCGCCGAGCTGGAGCGTTCGACGCCTTACCAAGACCCGTATGGGAATCACCGAGACCCGTATGAGGCGCATCGGGACCCGTATGGGAATCCTCCGGCGCAGTCCGGCGGCGGATTCCTCTCGGGCATGTTCGGCCGTGGCCGCGACACCGGGGAAGCCCAGCAGGGCCGCCCGGGCGGGGGAGGGTTCCTCAAGACGGCCGCCGCGGCCGCGGCGGGTGTCGCCGGTGGTGGTCTGCTGCTCGGCGGGCTCACCGGAGCCTTCGGCGGAAACGAGGCCTCCGCGGGCGAGCAGCAGCACCACGGCGGCCAGGACGGCGGGATGGACCACGGCGGCGACGATCAGTGGTGA